CATATTGTTCGGTAACCGTCAGCGCATCGATAATACGCTGCTGCTTTTTGGCTTTCTCTTTCACGGAAATTACATCGCCTGGCGAAACCTGATACGAAGGCACATTGATAGTCGCTCCATTGATCAGAAAAGCCTTATGGCTGACCAATTGACGCGCTTCGGCTCGGGTAGATGCAAAGCCCATCCGGTACACGACGTTATCCAGGCGCGACTCGAGCAGATTCAATAAATTTTCACCGGTAGCGCCTTTTTTCTGATCGGCGATTTTATAATAATTGCTGAATTGTCTTTCCAGAACGCCATAGATTCTGCGCAGCCGCTGCTTGGCGCGCAACTGCATCGCGTAGTCCGAGTTCCGTGTGCGTTTGGTGCCATGCTGGCCGGGTCTTTGATCCAGCTTACATTTGCCTTCCAGGGATTTGCCCCGGCTTTTCAAAAACAGGTCAGTGCCTTCTCTGCGGCTCAGTTTGCAGGTAGGTCCGAGATATCTTGCCATGATTTACAACTCCAGAGACTATACGCGGCGTTTTTTGGGTGGACGGCATCCGTTATGAGGAATCGGAGTCACGTCGACAATATTGGTAATTTTGAAACCCAAGTTGTTCAGAGAACGAACAGCGGACTCACGACCCGGGCCAGGGCCCTTGATCATTACATCCAGGTTTTTCATGCCGTATTCCTGAGCGATGGTGCCTGCCTTCTCCGCAGCAACCTGCGCCGCGAACGGAGTGCTCTTACGCGACCCGCGAAACCCCGAACCGCCGGAGGTAGCCCAAGCCAGCGTATTGCCTTTTCTGTCTGTAATCGTAATGATGGTGTTGTTAAACGAAGCGTGAACGTGCGCGACGCCGTCAGCGACTTCTTTCTTGATGCGTTTTCTGGTACGAGCTGGACTAGCCATTTATTTAACCTCTGCCGGGAATTATTTCTTGATCGGTTTGCGGGGACCTTTACGAGTACGCGCATTCGTTCTCGTCCTTTGTCCTCTGAGCGGCAAACCACGGCGATGCCGTATTCCGCGATAGCAACCGAGATCCATCAAGCGTTTGATATTCATCGAAACTTCACGACGCAAATCACCCTCGACGGTCATCTTGGAAATGATGTTCCGCAACGTATCCAACTGTTCTTCGGACAGTTCCTTGATTTTAACAGATGGCAAAATGCCCGCTTCAGTGCAAATATTCTGCGCTGTTTTACGGCCAATGCCATAAATTGCGGTCAATGAAATTTCCGCATGCTTATGATCTGGTATATTTATCCCGGCAATACGCGCCATGTAGATATTCCCCTGAGTTCTATTCTTGAGTTAAGCGCCGAATTATAACACTCGTTGAATTACGGCACAAATAATTATTAACCTTGCCGTTGTTTGTGATTAGCGTCTTCACAAATCACTCTAACGACGCCATTTCTTTTTACGATTTTGCATTTTCTGCAAATTGCTTTAACCGAAGCTCGGACTTTCATTGGTTGACTCCTATTGGAAACTGAATTGAATTTATTTTTTCAGATTGGCTTTCTTCATCAGGCCTTCATACTGATGAGACATGATATGAGTTTGCATTTGCGAAATGAAATCCATAACCACGACCACGATAATTAAAAGTGATGTACCGCCAAAATAAAAAGGTACGTTCCAATAAAGAATCAAGAACTCAGGCAACAAACAGACTAGCGTGATATAGAATGCACCGATCAATGTCAGCCGGGTCATTACCTTGTCGATATAAGCGCTTGTTTGGATGCCAGGCCGAATGCCCGGCAAAAAGGCGCCTGATTTTTTCAAATTTTCGGCGGTTTCTTTTGAGTTGAATACCAGGGCGGTATAGAAAAAGCAAAAGAAAATAATCGCGGCCGCATAAAACATCACATACACCGGCTGTCCGGGAGACAACATCGTCGCGACATCGCGCAGCCAGGTCAAACCCTCACTGTTACCGAACCAGTTCGCAACGGTCGCCGGAAACAGAATGATGCTCGATGCAAAAATCGGGGGAATGACACCCGCCATGTTCAACTTCAAAGGCAAAAAGCTGTTTTGCCCGGCATACATTTTGCGTCCTTGCTGTCTTTTCGGATAGTTGATGAGAATCCGGCGCTGCCCTCTTTCGACGAAAACGACGATCGCGGTCACCGCTATCGTAATCAGAAACAGCAGAATGATGAACGCCCCATTCATTTCGCCGGTTCTAGCCAGCTCGAGAGTTCCACCCACCGCTTTCGGCAAACCGGAAACGATACCGGCGAAGATGATCATCGAAATACCGTTGCCGATACCGCGCTCGGTGACTTGCTCGCCAAGCCACATCAGAAAGATCGTACCGGTCACCAGGGTAATCGTGGTGATCGCGATAAAGCCAATACCTGGATTGATGACTACCGAAAGCCCGCCGGCGGTCTGGTTCTGCAACGCAACCGAAATACCGATGGCCTGAAACGAGGCCAAGGCTACCGTCCCGTAACGGGTATACTGCGAAATTTTGCGTCGGCCGGT
The genomic region above belongs to Methylomicrobium agile and contains:
- the rpsM gene encoding 30S ribosomal protein S13, whose amino-acid sequence is MARIAGINIPDHKHAEISLTAIYGIGRKTAQNICTEAGILPSVKIKELSEEQLDTLRNIISKMTVEGDLRREVSMNIKRLMDLGCYRGIRHRRGLPLRGQRTRTNARTRKGPRKPIKK
- the secY gene encoding preprotein translocase subunit SecY, yielding MSRDESANKPGGLSELKSRLLFVLGAFFVYRVGSHIPVPGIDPKALQIMFEQQSGSILDMFNMFSGGALMRLSLFALGIMPYISASIIMQMMTIIIPAVEQMKKEGETGRRKISQYTRYGTVALASFQAIGISVALQNQTAGGLSVVINPGIGFIAITTITLVTGTIFLMWLGEQVTERGIGNGISMIIFAGIVSGLPKAVGGTLELARTGEMNGAFIILLFLITIAVTAIVVFVERGQRRILINYPKRQQGRKMYAGQNSFLPLKLNMAGVIPPIFASSIILFPATVANWFGNSEGLTWLRDVATMLSPGQPVYVMFYAAAIIFFCFFYTALVFNSKETAENLKKSGAFLPGIRPGIQTSAYIDKVMTRLTLIGAFYITLVCLLPEFLILYWNVPFYFGGTSLLIIVVVVMDFISQMQTHIMSHQYEGLMKKANLKK
- the rpsK gene encoding 30S ribosomal protein S11, yielding MASPARTRKRIKKEVADGVAHVHASFNNTIITITDRKGNTLAWATSGGSGFRGSRKSTPFAAQVAAEKAGTIAQEYGMKNLDVMIKGPGPGRESAVRSLNNLGFKITNIVDVTPIPHNGCRPPKKRRV
- the rpmJ gene encoding 50S ribosomal protein L36, giving the protein MKVRASVKAICRKCKIVKRNGVVRVICEDANHKQRQG
- the rpsD gene encoding 30S ribosomal protein S4, with the protein product MARYLGPTCKLSRREGTDLFLKSRGKSLEGKCKLDQRPGQHGTKRTRNSDYAMQLRAKQRLRRIYGVLERQFSNYYKIADQKKGATGENLLNLLESRLDNVVYRMGFASTRAEARQLVSHKAFLINGATINVPSYQVSPGDVISVKEKAKKQQRIIDALTVTEQYGFPSWVEVNSKTMTGTFTSLPDRADLGSDINEQLVVELYSK